Below is a genomic region from Penaeus vannamei isolate JL-2024 chromosome 18, ASM4276789v1, whole genome shotgun sequence.
tatatatatatatatatgtatatatatgtatatatatatgtatatatatatatgtatatatatatatgtatatatatatatatatatatatatatgtatatatatatatatgtatatatatatatgtatatatatatatgtatatatatatatatatgtatatatatatgtatatatatatatatgtatatatatatgtatatatatatacatatatgtatatatgtgtatatatatatatatgtatatatatatatatatatatatatatatatatatatatatatatatgtgtatatatacgtgtatatacacatatataaatataaatatatatatatatatatatatatatatatatatatatatatatatgtatatatgtatatatatacatatatgtacatatatatacatatatatacatatatatacatatatatatatatatatatatatatatatatatatatatatatatatatatatatatatatatatatatatgtatatatatatatatatatatatatatatatttatatatatatatatatttatatatatatatatatatatatatatatatgtatatatgtatatatatatatatattcatttatatatatatattatttatttatttatttatatatatatatatatatatatatatttatttatatatatatatatatatatatatatatatatatatatatatatatatatatttatatatatatatatatttatttatttatatatatatatatatatttatatatatataaatttatttatatatatatatatatatatatatatatatatatatatatatatatatatatatatatatatatatatatatatatatatatatatatatatatatttatttatatatatatatatatatttatatatatatacatttatatatttatatatatatatatttatatatatatatatttatatatatatatttatttatagatatatatctaaatatatatatatatatttatagatatatatatttatagatatatatttatatatatatatatatatatatatatatatatatatatatatttatatattatatatatatttatatatatatttatatatatatatatatatatatatatatatatattatatatatattcaaatatatatatatttatatatatatatatttatatatatatatatatatatataaatatttatttatatatatatatatttatatatatatatatatatttatttatttatatatatatatatatatttatatatatatatatatttatttatttatttatttatatatatatatatatatatatatatatatatttatatatatatatatctatatatatagatatatatatatgcatatatatatatatattcatatatatatatgtatatatatatgtatatatatatatatattcatatatatatatatatatatatatatatatatatatatatatatatatatatatataattatatatatatatatatatatatatatatatatatttatatatatatatatatatatatatataattttatatatacatatataattttatacatatatataatctcatacatatatataatcttatacatatatataattttatatatatatataattttatatatataattttatatatatgattttatatatatatgattttatatatatataattttatatatatatatatatatatatatatatataattatatatatattatatatatatattatatatatatatatatatatatatatatatatatatatataattttatatatatatataattttatatatatatatataattttatatatatatgtatacaattttatatatatataattttatatatatatatataattttttatatataattttatatatatataattatatatatatatatatatatatatatatatatatatatatatatacatatatatacaaaaacatacataaacaatatatgtagatatagacagatgtgtatgcataaattcatatatgcatgcagttatatatgtatgagacaATAATATAACTCATCACTGCATCTTcaaacaatgacaatatcaattataatgtcaCCAATAATTTCATCTTTCATTACCTTATAAATAGAGAGGCCTTAGACAAATAAACTACAGGTACCAAAAATGTCATCACAGTTCACAGCAATCCAATGTAAAAATTATGGGCAACATGCGCAAAACAGAAATAACTGATGCCCACATAGGAAGCAGAATTATTATAGCATCAagctcaaaaacaaaaaaacaaaaacaaaaaagagagagaaaaaaaaaaaaaaatgccaagggTAAGTAAATGACCCTGACCCTGAGTCGCTCTAAACAAATTCTAGCTTGCTCCGAGATGATGATTGGCTACAGTTCTGTAGTGCCACAGCCTCAACGCCCTCATGTTGGTGTCTAAGCGAACGGCTCCGTGGTTGACTCCCATCACAAAATAGATCCGACACATATACGGACTTGATGGTTGCATGAGATAcacaaaagcaagaaagaaaaatagtataCGATGTAGTACTTCCACAAGAAAAGACCTGACAAAACTTATAATTAAAACTCTGACAAAACTTATAGTTAAGAAGTTCAAGTCAGGGtcacagccaaaaaaaaagaagaaaaaagaaaaagaaaaagaagaagaagaagaaaaaaaaaaaggatgagagggaaagcaatgaaaaaaaaatatacatatatatttggctCTATACACAACTAATGAATGTGAAAATCTATAATAACCTTAAACtacttaaaaaataaacaaacaatatgaGCTTAAAAAAATTAACATTCCTTCTTTATAAATAGTGACTTGGTAATTCGTGCACATAACACTTACGACAAGTACTGCAACAACAGCTCCCTCTAAAAAGCCAAAGAGAACATCTGACCAATGGTGCTTATAGTCAGATATACGGGAAATGGTTGTGTAGAAGGTCATCATTAAGCATACGAACTGTAGGAAAGGCCGTACCAACTTGGGGCTTTTGAACTTGAAACGAGCTTGAAGATAGATCTGAAATGAAAATTTATAaaacacatgaatgaataaatataaagcaGGAACATGGTGAGCAAAACAGAGACCCCAGTAATATGTAGTTTTGCAATCACAATCTGTAATAAGAAAAATCAAGTATGTGAGTACGCCATCAAATCCTATAGATTTTCAACCAAAGGACAAAGCAAATTGTCCtgtctacacatatatttaaGATATACTGGGTTAGGAGTGATTATAGATTATCACTTGACTGGACTGGACTAAAATACATAACATAATCAATATCACTTATAATGCAAACCTTGCAAAATCCACTTAAGTCTTTAACACTATTTTGAGACTGATTCATAAACACAATTATCATCTCTTACCGCAAAATATATCATGGTAAATGCTGAGAAAGACGCATGCCCAGAGGGGAAAGACAACCGAGCTTCCTTCATTCTGTGAGCATCATCACTTGTGCAAGGAATGGGGTCTACATACGGCTCAGAGCAATTAATctgaaaaaattatataattccagAAAAATAAAATTTGGCCAGATGACCACTTAATCTCAGTTCATGCTGCACTCATTCCTATAGATTTTCAACCAAAGGACAAAGCAAATTGTCCtgtctacacatatatttaaGATGTACTGGGTTAGGAGTGATTACAGATTATCACTTGACTGGACTGGACTAAAATACCCTAGCCTTAGGCCTAAAAGGGTTTAGGGTGCTTGGATAAAGTTAGCTTGGCCTGGCCTAGATAAGGAAGTGTGCATTGCACGGAATTGTATCAATAGTAGTACAGTGAGGGCTGGGCTAGAGTAGGATTTAATAAGGAATGCAATCACTAGGGCTCaatatcaatttttattttctgatgtaTGACTTATATTAGACGTGCATTCATATGGAAACATccatatataatcaaaataatgaaaaaaattacctTAGACCAATCTGGCTTGCAGATTGCAATAAAATGTGGTCTCAGGCGACCAACACTATACTTGGCAATATCAGTTGTGAGCTGAGAGGTTGCACAGCCAAAGAGGAATGGTCCAACTGCGGAGTAGGCTGCCCAGAACCAGGAATTGATTTCACGGCCACACATGACCACCTTCTTGCCAACTGGTTCGCGACGCACACGGAACCATTCTAAGACGCACATCTATGCCAGTTtgaatatacagaatatatagtATGAGTTAAGTAATAATGAAGCTGAAATAACCTGATGTTTTAGCATCGTACACTGGCTTAATCATTACAATTTTACTATAACACTGAATGATTCTCTTTCATCATGCTTAATGAAGTACAGATACCTAGAGCATCAATGCATTCAACAAAACTGGCAAACTAAATATCATTGATGAATGTTACATTCCTTTTATGTTGTATAGCTTAGGTATATAATCACAATGTAGTACTAACAGAAATGAGAAATcaatcatacaatatatattctaAGACACTAGCCAGTTGCAAAGTAGTATCAAgttatcttatttttataaacatgCCATTCTTAGTCACATGCATATCAGTGATGAAAATATTTACTTGGGAGATTATCCATTACCATATCATAACAAATATACCAAAAAGTCCATAATTATAGCAAGCTGTATAATCAATGCCCTACAATGCCAGCTTCCCCAGCTTCACGAACATCAGGGTGCACATCCTGCTATTCATCAATTTAAATGCAAGACAACAACCAAAGCTTTTGTGGGTTTAGTGACAACAAAAGGTCCTTAAGATACCACAAAACAAAAGTTGTTGCCAAATCAGCTAGTCTACTCTAATACACATTAACAATGCTTTGAGCAACCCTACATAAAATTATAGATATTAGTGTTAATACTCTATTCAGACAATTAATGCACTATTATTTTCTCCAGCTTAAAACTACTTCCCTTCACACTTACATACTAAGCATCAAAATAAGAACATTTACATCAAATATTACAaagtttgtcttcttttttgtggTATCTCAAATGCAAAAACTCTGAATTAGTGCTGTGCCCAAGATTGCTGCAGTGCTCATCACATAgccatgacaagaaaaaaaaagaaaaaaaaggaaaaaagaaaagaagaaaataaacacaaataaaacattcaACTCTCATCAACTCTGAGAACAATATACCTTTAAAACTCAAAATTGTGCATGAATTCTGAAAATTGTTCCAGCCACTGAACATTCTAAAAGAAAACACATTATGTACACAAACGTTACACATCGAGCAATATTCCACCAAGAACATTTCTCCTTTTATGAAGTTTAAGGAGGTTTGAATGTTGACACCActggacagagaggaaggaaggagacagggcaATGTGTAGGAATAAAGAGGATACAAGGACAGAGTGTGAGGAAGGGAAActgtgcaatgaaaatattcctaAAACTGTGTAAGTCTACAATTCTGTGAGGTGATAAATCTAAGGAACTGTACTACAATAATTCAATGTCACTATTGCCATACTAAGTGGTTGATTAACTTATAGTAAAGCACATTCACATACTACCCATTTCTCTAAAGCTCCATTGATGTGATAATCAGGCAATAAGAGTGAACTTCACTGACTTTTTAAACATATGCTTACCACACtgaacaaaactaaaagaaatgataatgataataataattaatttgttTGAGTACATAATCCCATACATTATTTACACACCTTAAGCTAATTCTGAAAATATCAGTTGTgagatataagaataaaaatttcCTTCACGTCAGGTCTTGCTGCACGTTCAAGATAAACTCAAAAGCTTTAATTTTCTATTACAGGCAAAATAAAATTATACAGATTactggaggaaaaagagaaagaaagaaagaaagaaagagagagagagagagagagagagagagagagagagagagagagagagagagagagagagagagagagagagagagagagagagagagagagagagagagagacagagagagagagagagaggaaaagaaagaaagaaagagagagagaaagagagagagaaagagagagagaaagagagagagaaagagagagagaaagagagagagaaagagagagagaaagagagagagaaagagagagagagagagtaagagagagagtaagggagagagtacgggagagagagtaagagagagagagcgagatcgagagcgagagagagagagtaggagagagagagagagggagagtaagagagagagagagagagagagagagagagagagagagagagagagagagagagagagagagagagagagagagagagagagagagagagagagaggagagtactaTATATAGGTACCAGGACTTAATTACCAAGTAGCGTATACTCGTCTGGCTTTAGACTTAAGAGGTAACTTCAATAGCTTGTGAAAAAATGTAATGAGAAAAATTTATTGAAAAAGATATtacttaaaaggaaaaaataaagagataaaaaaatagaaaaaaatgaaattaaaataaaattataatacatacatatataatatatatatatatatatatatatatatatatatatatatatatatatatatatatatatatatatgtatatatatatatatttataaatatatatatatatatatatatatttatatgtatgtatatgtatatatatgtatatgtatatatatatatatgtatatgtatttatacatgtatatgtatatgaatatatatctatatgtatatatatgtatatgtatatatatatgtatatatatatatatatatatatgtatatatatgtatatatatgtatatatatatatatatatatatatatatatatatatatgtatatatatatatgtatatatatgtatgtatatatatatatatatatatatatatatatatatatatatatgtatatatatatgtatatatatatgtatatatatatatatatatatgtatatatatatctatatatatgtatatatatatatatgtatatatatgtatatctatatgtgtatatatgtatatatatatatgtatatatatatatatgtatacatatatatatgtatatatatgtatatatatatatatatatatatatatatatatatatatatatattatgtatcaatatatatttatatcatgtgtatatatatatatatatatatatatatatatatatatatataatatatattttacattatatatatatatatatatatatatatatatatatatatatatatatatatatgtatatatatatacatatatatatttatatatatatatatatatatatatatattatgtatcaatatatatttatatcatgtatatatataaatatatatatatatatatatatatatatatatatatatatatatatatatcatacttat
It encodes:
- the wun gene encoding putative phosphatidate phosphatase isoform X1; its protein translation is MPGMAVKHITKIVVDFVLLSIVAIPILLFFLLGNPYERGFNCDDESLRYPYKDSTVSTFVLYVVGTFLPAISMCVLEWFRVRREPVGKKVVMCGREINSWFWAAYSAVGPFLFGCATSQLTTDIAKYSVGRLRPHFIAICKPDWSKINCSEPYVDPIPCTSDDAHRMKEARLSFPSGHASFSAFTMIYFAIYLQARFKFKSPKLVRPFLQFVCLMMTFYTTISRISDYKHHWSDVLFGFLEGAVVAVLVSVYVSDLFCDGSQPRSRSLRHQHEGVEAVALQNCSQSSSRSKLEFV
- the wun gene encoding phospholipid phosphatase 1 isoform X4, which gives rise to MPGMAVKHITKIVVDFVLLSIVTGCIFVVKKMWPPFQRGMFCGDKSISYPYVDDSDEKVSDAALLLIGVVMPMGLMCVLEWFRVRREPVGKKVVMCGREINSWFWAAYSAVGPFLFGCATSQLTTDIAKYSVGRLRPHFIAICKPDWSKINCSEPYVDPIPCTSDDAHRMKEARLSFPSGHASFSAFTMIYFAIYLQARFKFKSPKLVRPFLQFVCLMMTFYTTISRISDYKHHWSDVLFGFLEGAVVAVLVSVYVSDLFCDGSQPRSRSLRHQHEGVEAVALQNCSQSSSRSKLEFV
- the wun gene encoding phospholipid phosphatase 1 isoform X2, with amino-acid sequence MPGMAVKHITKIVVDFVLLSIVTGCIFVVKKMWPPFQRGMFCGDKSISYPYVDDSDEKVSDAALLLIGVVMPMGLMCVLEWFRVRREPVGKKVVMCGREINSWFWAAYSAVGPFLFGCATSQLTTDIAKYSVGRLRPHFIAICKPDWSKINCSEPYVDPIPCTSDDAHRMKEARLSFPSGHASFSAFTMIYFAIYLQARFKFKSPKLVRPFLQFVCLMMTFYTTISRISDYKHHWSDVLFGFLEGAVVAVLVAHFVSDLFPEERHSKVTKHQVLALQDCHEGENENNTIRTNLGE
- the wun gene encoding putative phosphatidate phosphatase isoform X3 encodes the protein MPGMAVKHITKIVVDFVLLSIVAIPILLFFLLGNPYERGFNCDDESLRYPYKDSTVSTFVLYVVGTFLPAISMCVLEWFRVRREPVGKKVVMCGREINSWFWAAYSAVGPFLFGCATSQLTTDIAKYSVGRLRPHFIAICKPDWSKINCSEPYVDPIPCTSDDAHRMKEARLSFPSGHASFSAFTMIYFAIYLQARFKFKSPKLVRPFLQFVCLMMTFYTTISRISDYKHHWSDVLFGFLEGAVVAVLVAHFVSDLFPEERHSKVTKHQVLALQDCHEGENENNTIRTNLGE